A window from uncultured Anaeromusa sp. encodes these proteins:
- the ltrA gene encoding group II intron reverse transcriptase/maturase produces the protein MRREQKTTKVGCRCEGMLETESNSGVQSIATLETAEKDGAEDLLEQILHRDNLNEAYKRVVKNGGAPGIDGMTVGEMLPYLKEHKEELLRSLRGGWYKPKPVRRVQIPKPDGGTRNLGVPTVIDRMIQQAIAQVLTPIFEEKFSDSSYGFRPGRSAHQAIKKTEEYYKQGYVKVVDIDLTQYFDTVNHDILIEQVKKVIQDRAVINLIRKFLKSGVMFNGLVSATTEGTPQGGNLSPLLSNLYLTAFDRMLEERGHKFVRYADDCNIYVKSQRAAKRVMAGCKDYLEKKLKLKVNEAKSKAGSPLRLKFLGFSMYKVTKSIGIRPHAKAMNRFKGRLRQLTSRKQANSVSDILSKLKRYTTGWLGYYSIAAMSFKMKELNEWLRRRIRQIFWKQWKKPSARYENLKRLGIDKSKAREWANSRRGYWRVARSWILSRSLTNEYLVSSGYDDIAERYEVLHSSY, from the coding sequence ATGCGAAGAGAGCAGAAAACGACTAAGGTCGGCTGCCGCTGCGAGGGTATGTTGGAAACAGAGAGTAACAGCGGAGTGCAGAGTATTGCCACACTGGAAACCGCAGAGAAAGACGGTGCAGAAGACCTGCTTGAACAGATACTGCATAGAGATAACCTAAACGAAGCCTACAAGCGGGTAGTGAAAAACGGCGGAGCTCCTGGCATTGACGGCATGACGGTGGGCGAAATGCTGCCGTATCTGAAGGAACACAAAGAAGAACTTTTAAGGAGCCTGCGCGGAGGCTGGTACAAGCCCAAACCGGTCAGAAGGGTGCAAATCCCGAAGCCGGATGGAGGAACAAGAAATCTCGGCGTACCCACCGTAATCGACCGAATGATTCAACAGGCGATAGCGCAGGTATTGACACCAATATTTGAAGAGAAATTTAGCGACAGCAGCTACGGATTCAGACCAGGACGTAGTGCGCATCAGGCGATTAAGAAGACGGAAGAATACTACAAGCAAGGCTATGTGAAAGTAGTTGACATAGACCTCACGCAGTATTTTGACACGGTCAACCATGACATCCTAATCGAACAAGTAAAGAAAGTCATACAAGACCGAGCCGTTATCAATTTGATACGCAAATTTCTCAAGAGTGGAGTCATGTTCAATGGGCTGGTTAGTGCGACGACGGAAGGAACGCCGCAAGGCGGGAACCTGTCGCCACTGCTGTCGAACCTCTATCTAACGGCGTTTGACCGAATGCTGGAAGAGCGCGGGCACAAATTTGTCCGTTATGCAGACGACTGCAACATATACGTCAAAAGCCAGCGAGCAGCCAAACGCGTGATGGCCGGTTGCAAAGATTATCTCGAAAAGAAACTGAAACTCAAGGTGAACGAAGCCAAAAGCAAAGCTGGAAGCCCGCTAAGACTAAAGTTTCTAGGTTTCTCTATGTACAAAGTAACCAAAAGCATAGGGATACGCCCTCATGCCAAAGCGATGAACAGGTTTAAAGGACGATTGAGGCAATTGACAAGCCGAAAGCAAGCTAATTCAGTTTCTGACATTCTAAGTAAGTTGAAACGGTATACGACAGGCTGGCTTGGGTACTATTCGATAGCAGCCATGAGTTTCAAGATGAAAGAACTGAACGAATGGCTGCGAAGAAGAATCCGGCAAATCTTCTGGAAGCAATGGAAGAAGCCGTCTGCCAGATATGAAAACCTAAAACGTCTTGGCATCGACAAGTCGAAAGCAAGGGAGTGGGCAAATTCCCGACGAGGCTATTGGCGAGTTGCCAGGAGCTGGATTTTAAGCAGGTCATTAACAAACGAATACCTCGTATCGAGTGGTTATGATGACATAGCCGAACGATACGAGGTACTGCACTCAAGTTATTGA
- a CDS encoding DUF6765 family protein: MNIDFHFGTIYVLSRWVGINSNSSKIIANSS, from the coding sequence ATGAATATTGATTTTCATTTTGGAACAATATATGTTTTATCAAGATGGGTGGGGATTAATTCAAATAGCTCTAAAATCATTGCTAATAGTTCATAA
- a CDS encoding PLP-dependent aminotransferase family protein, producing the protein MNISIDRHSKTSIQEQIKLEIAQRIRSGLLEEDCALPSVRELARGLNISLVTAHRVYKSLEKDGLIKTIRGKGTFVKCHSAIQNGAPQDNDQNGVSPYNWHVSIQDYLPRASFWSQSSVRLPSQFLDMATASIHHSLFPVTMLQESIQEALQKYPQALGSRSPYQGDPELLKQICNYLANQGIPTQPHQLLVTNGTQQGIDLFARTFLGPKDVVAMETPCFSGAIDAFRFSHAVIQPIPIDDEGIRIDILEELATQTKIKAIYTVPTYQNPTGAIMSLRRRKDLLEFAENNNILILEDDPHRELSFPNSLSAMKTPPTLKSLDRSGRVIYLKGFSKFLFPGLRLGVMVAHGTIFNRLLAAKSISDLGSPLWLQKALVPLFANPQLVTFIKNLNQKLTARSSLVSKSLTENLHPSFKFKKICGGMYLWLTLPPEISADDLLSTAHNQGIHYLPGSIFYPGEPELNHLRICWTNLSDADLPKALDILCKILNQAIVNP; encoded by the coding sequence TTGAATATATCGATTGATCGACATTCAAAAACGTCTATTCAAGAGCAGATTAAGCTCGAAATTGCCCAGCGCATTCGTTCGGGCCTGTTGGAAGAAGATTGTGCGCTCCCGTCGGTTCGAGAGCTAGCACGCGGTTTGAATATAAGCTTAGTTACCGCACATAGGGTATATAAATCACTTGAAAAAGATGGACTAATTAAAACCATTCGCGGAAAAGGAACGTTTGTAAAATGCCATAGCGCTATACAAAACGGCGCTCCGCAAGATAATGACCAAAACGGTGTTTCCCCGTACAATTGGCATGTATCGATTCAAGATTATCTTCCGCGGGCAAGCTTTTGGAGCCAGAGCAGCGTAAGACTTCCTTCTCAATTTCTGGATATGGCTACCGCTTCTATACATCATTCCTTATTTCCCGTTACCATGTTGCAAGAATCCATACAAGAAGCGCTACAGAAATACCCTCAAGCGCTTGGAAGCCGCTCTCCATACCAAGGCGACCCAGAGCTGCTAAAGCAAATTTGCAACTATTTAGCAAACCAGGGAATACCAACTCAACCGCATCAACTGCTGGTTACGAATGGGACCCAACAAGGAATCGATTTATTTGCTAGGACTTTTTTAGGGCCCAAGGATGTTGTGGCTATGGAAACTCCTTGTTTTTCCGGAGCTATTGATGCATTTCGCTTCAGTCACGCCGTAATTCAGCCAATACCCATTGACGACGAGGGAATCCGAATTGACATACTAGAAGAACTTGCAACACAAACAAAAATTAAAGCCATATACACAGTACCAACGTACCAAAACCCAACCGGCGCAATCATGTCGCTTCGACGTCGCAAAGACCTGCTTGAGTTTGCGGAAAATAATAATATTCTGATCCTCGAAGACGATCCCCATAGAGAGCTGTCGTTTCCCAATAGTCTTTCCGCCATGAAAACACCTCCAACACTTAAATCATTAGATCGCTCTGGACGAGTAATCTACCTAAAAGGATTTAGCAAATTTCTTTTTCCCGGACTTAGATTAGGAGTTATGGTGGCCCATGGGACTATATTTAATCGCTTGCTGGCGGCAAAATCGATTTCTGACCTGGGATCTCCCTTGTGGCTTCAAAAAGCGCTTGTTCCGCTCTTTGCCAATCCACAGCTGGTCACTTTTATAAAAAACTTGAATCAGAAATTAACGGCTCGAAGCAGCTTGGTTAGTAAGAGTCTTACTGAAAATCTTCATCCGAGCTTTAAATTTAAAAAAATCTGTGGGGGAATGTATCTTTGGCTCACGTTGCCTCCTGAAATATCTGCCGATGACTTGCTTAGTACGGCTCATAACCAGGGGATTCACTATTTGCCAGGTTCTATTTTTTATCCTGGGGAGCCGGAACTCAATCATTTGCGAATTTGCTGGACGAATCTTTCCGATGCAGACCTACCTAAAGCACTGGATATACTTTGCAAGATACTTAACCAGGCCATCGTAAATCCATAA
- a CDS encoding DUF6765 family protein, which translates to MALHVYAYTWAHREFLGMIDPENEVTGLNVLESTISVETRIVDGVLAEAASKAPVIASVETAIAAEFGVAIFNEQVNMVNSGGIILVIGSIILMNHKSTLSQKWTRKNAA; encoded by the coding sequence GTGGCGCTGCATGTTTATGCCTATACGTGGGCACACCGAGAATTTCTTGGGATGATCGATCCAGAAAATGAAGTTACCGGATTGAATGTGTTAGAATCTACTATCAGTGTAGAAACAAGAATAGTAGATGGAGTTTTGGCTGAAGCGGCTAGCAAAGCCCCTGTGATTGCGTCCGTTGAAACAGCTATTGCCGCGGAATTTGGTGTTGCAATCTTTAATGAGCAGGTGAATATGGTGAATAGTGGTGGTATCATTTTAGTAATAGGATCCATTATCTTAATGAACCATAAATCTACTCTTTCTCAAAAGTGGACTAGAAAAAACGCCGCATAG
- the pgsB gene encoding poly-gamma-glutamate synthase PgsB, translating into MGYIALYSTVVVFLVLYLYVEARRHQENVNAVPLRIHVNGTRGKSSVTRLIAAGLRAGGHCVLAKTTGTEAKIIYPDGNEEKIVRRGPANVRENIKVVETAVKVGATALVVECMAINPELQKFCEEKLIKSTIGVITNIRMDHEDVMGNNIEAIARALSNTVPASGMLVTTPEAERLLGKYSKADRRVTTSERDMDNNLLQGFNYEVIPANVALALKVCELAGVERKTAIEGMRLATPDAGNLKVNIVAMKNGKAKFINALAANDPESTKLLWDNFVKEDELVIVFLNCRKDREYRTLQLGKLFSQMNIGYFILAGDTAGAKAMLVKQGGDANQIFLLKANPVFEDLLLIINNLPINDVTVFAAGNVKGLSSQFVSQMNGG; encoded by the coding sequence ATGGGCTATATTGCGTTATACAGTACCGTAGTAGTGTTTTTGGTTTTGTATTTATATGTTGAAGCGAGGCGTCATCAAGAGAATGTGAATGCGGTTCCTCTTCGTATCCATGTCAATGGAACAAGAGGTAAATCAAGCGTAACGCGCTTGATTGCGGCGGGATTAAGAGCCGGAGGACATTGTGTATTAGCTAAAACTACGGGAACAGAAGCTAAAATTATATATCCGGATGGCAATGAAGAAAAAATAGTAAGACGCGGGCCTGCCAATGTGCGCGAAAATATTAAAGTCGTGGAAACCGCAGTTAAAGTCGGCGCTACGGCATTAGTTGTTGAATGTATGGCTATCAATCCGGAATTACAAAAATTTTGTGAGGAAAAGTTGATCAAGTCTACCATAGGCGTAATTACTAACATTAGAATGGATCATGAAGACGTCATGGGCAATAATATTGAGGCGATTGCTCGTGCTCTTAGCAATACAGTGCCTGCTTCAGGCATGTTGGTAACTACTCCAGAGGCGGAACGGTTGCTGGGAAAATATAGTAAGGCAGATAGACGAGTTACTACTTCAGAAAGAGATATGGATAACAATCTGCTGCAAGGCTTTAACTACGAAGTAATTCCGGCTAATGTTGCCTTGGCATTAAAAGTATGTGAACTTGCGGGCGTGGAAAGAAAAACGGCTATTGAAGGTATGCGGTTGGCAACTCCGGATGCAGGCAATCTAAAAGTAAATATCGTTGCGATGAAAAATGGAAAAGCGAAGTTTATTAATGCGTTAGCGGCCAACGACCCAGAGTCGACAAAATTATTGTGGGATAACTTTGTAAAAGAAGACGAATTAGTGATCGTATTTTTGAATTGCCGCAAAGATCGTGAATACCGTACACTTCAGCTTGGCAAGCTTTTTAGCCAGATGAACATCGGATATTTTATTTTGGCGGGTGATACTGCAGGGGCTAAAGCGATGTTAGTGAAACAAGGGGGCGATGCAAATCAGATTTTCTTGTTAAAAGCAAATCCTGTATTTGAGGATTTATTATTGATAATTAATAACTTGCCAATTAATGATGTCACTGTTTTTGCAGCTGGAAATGTAAAGGGCCTATCCAGTCAATTTGTGTCGCAGATGAACGGAGGATAG
- a CDS encoding TRAP transporter large permease subunit, whose amino-acid sequence MELLLVLLMLASFLGLVMWGKLPVGIALAVTSVILAVAAGHINLEIFEHVVNGMFGYLDVSLVLITAMIFMKAIEENGLLQSLTRDLIIRFGRSPLTLLIVITLLIMFPGAITGSCSASVLSTGILLAPVLMQLNMPRYIAGAIITMASVYGMIAPPVNIIVMIIGAGMDVPYIGFNSVLLMITLPLAIITTLYLGYSYAKTANLETIVENYKQEKTESGLLLYLPLLVMLVLMVGPKAFPEALPDPGLPLTFCVVTILACLSGKKFSLPKVAKAGITEILPIVSLLIGVGMLIEVMTLIGLRGYIVVNMLSIPSYLMLLGMAVFLPAFGGISVFGSASVLGVPFALALLGSNQIITISALSLITGMGSFTPPVALTPVVTAQIIGESNYMNIIRPCLAPVIAAIIIGLVIIQFAEPIAKIIL is encoded by the coding sequence ATGGAGTTGCTTTTAGTTCTGCTAATGCTAGCCTCTTTCTTAGGGTTAGTTATGTGGGGTAAGTTACCTGTAGGTATTGCCTTAGCTGTTACAAGTGTTATTTTAGCGGTGGCTGCAGGACATATAAACCTAGAAATATTTGAACATGTGGTAAATGGCATGTTTGGGTACCTTGATGTTTCTTTAGTGCTTATTACAGCCATGATTTTCATGAAAGCCATAGAAGAAAATGGCTTGCTTCAGTCGTTGACAAGGGATTTGATTATTCGTTTTGGTCGTTCTCCCTTGACTTTGTTAATTGTAATTACGTTATTGATTATGTTTCCAGGAGCTATAACCGGTTCGTGTTCTGCGTCAGTATTGAGTACCGGTATTTTATTGGCTCCGGTATTAATGCAGCTTAACATGCCTAGGTATATTGCTGGGGCTATTATTACCATGGCGTCTGTTTATGGGATGATTGCTCCGCCTGTTAATATTATTGTAATGATTATTGGCGCGGGAATGGATGTCCCTTATATTGGCTTTAATAGTGTTTTATTGATGATAACGCTGCCGCTTGCCATAATCACTACCTTGTATTTGGGATATAGCTATGCTAAAACAGCTAACTTAGAAACCATTGTAGAAAACTATAAACAGGAAAAAACAGAAAGCGGACTTTTGTTGTATTTGCCACTCTTGGTGATGTTAGTTTTAATGGTGGGGCCTAAAGCTTTTCCAGAAGCCCTTCCAGACCCGGGTCTGCCGCTGACCTTTTGTGTAGTGACTATTTTGGCTTGTTTAAGTGGGAAAAAGTTTTCATTGCCTAAGGTGGCAAAAGCAGGTATTACAGAGATTTTACCGATTGTAAGCCTTTTGATTGGTGTAGGTATGCTCATTGAAGTTATGACGCTAATCGGGTTAAGAGGATACATCGTTGTGAATATGTTAAGTATCCCTTCTTATTTGATGCTTTTGGGTATGGCTGTGTTCCTACCGGCTTTTGGAGGAATTTCTGTTTTTGGTTCAGCCAGTGTGCTTGGTGTTCCTTTTGCGCTGGCCTTGTTAGGATCAAATCAGATCATTACGATCTCCGCTTTGTCTTTGATTACCGGTATGGGAAGCTTTACCCCCCCTGTTGCCTTGACGCCTGTTGTCACGGCCCAAATTATAGGTGAAAGTAATTATATGAATATTATTCGTCCGTGCTTAGCGCCCGTAATTGCAGCTATAATCATTGGTTTGGTTATTATACAGTTTGCTGAACCGATTGCCAAAATTATTTTGTAG
- the ggt gene encoding gamma-glutamyltransferase: MGKRIVAAILGTLFVLMCVVGCGKTDQAPKQQAAAEASKRDVTATQGVVAAAHPLAAQAGLEVLKKGGNAFDAAVATAFTLGVVEPNASGIGGGGFAIVYVAKEQKSYVIDFREVAPQKGNANFYKRDEKGKILDDALATGWYSAGVPGEVAGMDMINKKFGSMKWADLMQPAIKQAEEGLVISQNLSKITTDEFDRMQKFPSKAFFEKTFIKDGLPVQAGDKVINKDYAKSLKKIAQGGAEVFYKGELADAIAKDYQKNGSGWITKEDLANYQAVLREPLKSTYRGYTIEVVPPPSSGGLTVAEILNVLEGFEITKMGATSADYIHDFIETQKLAFADRSKYMGDPSFIEIPSTGLLNKKYAAQERGQINQQKASDDKVAPGNPNPYEAGSTTSFSIIDKEGNMISVTKSINHFYGGGVVPEGTGIMMNDHMEDFDGALGKINSPEPGKKPLSSMSPVIVLKDGKPFMTLGSPGGPRIISAVANVLVNIIDFGMDIQAAIEAPRYHNPNAKTTDIESSVSQEVIKNLEARGHKFTMKNPLDLFFGGVQGVMYTPDGKLRGGADPRRDGVAVGY; encoded by the coding sequence GTGGGAAAACGAATAGTAGCGGCCATTTTAGGAACTCTTTTTGTTTTAATGTGTGTGGTTGGTTGTGGAAAAACAGATCAGGCTCCAAAGCAACAAGCGGCGGCAGAAGCGTCGAAACGCGATGTAACTGCAACTCAAGGGGTTGTAGCAGCTGCGCATCCGCTTGCAGCACAGGCTGGTCTGGAAGTATTGAAAAAAGGTGGGAATGCATTTGATGCCGCAGTAGCGACGGCATTTACTTTAGGCGTGGTAGAGCCTAATGCTTCGGGAATTGGTGGCGGCGGTTTTGCTATTGTTTATGTAGCAAAAGAACAAAAAAGTTACGTAATTGATTTCCGGGAAGTTGCACCTCAAAAAGGGAACGCAAATTTTTACAAGAGAGATGAAAAAGGAAAAATACTTGATGATGCACTGGCGACAGGCTGGTATTCTGCCGGCGTGCCGGGAGAAGTTGCCGGGATGGATATGATAAATAAAAAGTTTGGCTCTATGAAATGGGCTGACTTAATGCAACCTGCCATTAAACAAGCAGAAGAAGGTCTTGTAATTTCTCAAAATTTGAGCAAAATTACGACCGATGAATTTGATCGTATGCAAAAATTTCCCTCTAAAGCATTTTTCGAAAAAACCTTTATTAAGGACGGCTTGCCAGTACAAGCTGGAGATAAAGTCATAAATAAAGACTATGCGAAAAGCTTGAAAAAAATTGCTCAAGGTGGGGCTGAAGTTTTTTATAAAGGTGAACTTGCAGATGCAATAGCCAAGGATTATCAAAAAAATGGTAGTGGGTGGATTACTAAAGAAGATTTGGCTAACTACCAAGCTGTATTGCGTGAACCACTTAAATCTACCTATCGTGGCTATACAATTGAAGTAGTTCCTCCGCCGTCTTCTGGCGGCTTGACGGTAGCAGAAATACTTAACGTGTTGGAAGGCTTTGAAATTACTAAAATGGGAGCTACTTCAGCGGATTACATTCATGATTTTATCGAAACGCAAAAACTTGCTTTTGCAGATAGAAGTAAGTATATGGGAGATCCTTCTTTCATTGAAATACCGTCGACAGGGCTTCTTAATAAAAAGTACGCAGCACAAGAACGTGGTCAGATTAATCAACAGAAAGCCAGCGATGACAAAGTGGCCCCGGGAAATCCTAATCCCTATGAAGCTGGAAGCACTACATCTTTCTCGATTATCGATAAAGAAGGAAATATGATTAGTGTTACCAAGTCGATTAATCATTTTTATGGTGGCGGCGTTGTTCCGGAAGGAACCGGAATTATGATGAACGATCATATGGAAGATTTTGATGGCGCTTTAGGAAAAATCAATTCACCGGAACCTGGTAAAAAACCATTGAGCAGCATGTCGCCAGTTATTGTATTAAAAGATGGCAAACCATTTATGACCTTAGGATCGCCGGGGGGGCCTAGGATCATTTCGGCAGTTGCTAATGTTCTAGTTAATATTATTGATTTTGGCATGGATATTCAGGCTGCCATTGAAGCGCCAAGATATCATAATCCGAATGCCAAAACTACAGACATTGAGTCAAGTGTTTCGCAAGAGGTAATAAAAAATTTAGAAGCGCGCGGGCATAAATTTACGATGAAAAATCCTTTAGATCTTTTCTTTGGAGGAGTACAAGGCGTGATGTACACTCCTGACGGAAAGCTCCGAGGCGGCGCGGATCCACGGCGTGATGGAGTTGCTGTTGGGTATTGA
- a CDS encoding succinylglutamate desuccinylase/aspartoacylase family protein has protein sequence MMKGSYKTAGVLLVVVGIIIAIVIPQFTSRRNLEVINKGPGVTAVKQLSDYFPGLAGSAGDTEVYILDSGKPGGTIMVLGGTHPNEPSGYLGAILMIENAKPTEGRMIIIPRANNSAFSHSDHMEGTPAYLQLQTKSGERTFRYGSRATNPIDQWPDPDIYVHAGSGQTLAGSDTRNLNRAYPGRPDGNLTEKVAYAITQIIKQEHVNISIDLHESSPEYPVINAMVAHENAMGIVAEAAMNLQLDGVEMRIEPSPKNLHGLSHREWGDATDTLAILMETANPSQGRLRGEVSSDSIINGKDALYVQAAKIGRLFVPFTDEGHPIEERVARHLSGIAEIVNVYNQKMPQHIQFTNLPTYQELLNKGIGFYL, from the coding sequence ATGATGAAAGGTTCATACAAGACTGCTGGAGTATTGCTTGTTGTTGTTGGAATTATTATTGCCATTGTGATTCCTCAATTTACTAGCAGAAGAAATCTAGAAGTAATTAACAAAGGGCCTGGCGTAACCGCAGTTAAACAGTTAAGTGATTATTTTCCAGGCCTTGCTGGTTCGGCTGGAGATACGGAAGTATATATATTGGATAGTGGCAAACCTGGCGGAACCATCATGGTATTAGGCGGAACACACCCTAACGAACCGTCTGGATACTTGGGCGCAATTTTGATGATTGAAAATGCCAAGCCTACTGAAGGAAGAATGATTATTATCCCTAGAGCCAATAATAGTGCATTTAGTCATTCCGACCATATGGAAGGAACGCCTGCGTATCTTCAGCTGCAAACAAAGAGTGGAGAAAGAACCTTCCGTTATGGTTCGCGAGCTACGAACCCAATTGATCAATGGCCGGATCCAGATATTTATGTACATGCAGGCTCGGGGCAAACCTTGGCTGGCAGCGATACGCGGAATCTCAATCGTGCGTATCCGGGACGTCCAGATGGAAATCTTACTGAAAAAGTTGCGTATGCTATTACACAAATAATAAAACAGGAACATGTTAATATATCTATTGATTTGCACGAATCCTCTCCAGAATATCCTGTAATTAATGCTATGGTAGCCCATGAGAATGCAATGGGTATTGTGGCTGAAGCCGCTATGAATTTACAGCTGGATGGCGTAGAAATGAGGATTGAACCGTCTCCTAAAAACTTGCATGGCCTTTCACATCGCGAGTGGGGCGATGCGACAGATACTTTAGCGATTCTTATGGAAACGGCAAATCCCTCGCAAGGTCGCTTGAGAGGTGAAGTCAGCAGTGATAGCATTATAAATGGTAAAGATGCATTATATGTTCAAGCGGCAAAGATTGGTCGCTTATTTGTTCCTTTTACTGACGAAGGACATCCGATTGAAGAGCGAGTTGCTAGGCATTTGTCCGGTATTGCTGAGATTGTAAATGTATATAATCAGAAGATGCCGCAGCACATTCAGTTTACTAATTTGCCGACATACCAAGAGTTGTTAAATAAGGGAATTGGCTTTTACTTATAA
- a CDS encoding succinylglutamate desuccinylase/aspartoacylase family protein, translating to MKEKAISLLLMALLLFTINGCAKNFHDTKDPSVGNAQPNTAITNMRVISILPETPYATNAYVYESSKPGPAVMIVGGVHGNEPAGSLAAQKFCEVPVKKGTLIVVPRANATALAANVRTLPEVGDINRAYPGKQDGTYAEKISFAIVQLMNQYKVSMVVDLHEGYAFNALDSKSVGETILPGKDDTSVLLAMDAVEVINQKIKEPYKRFSVLANPIVGSTAHYANSYLQVPAFTVETSDKQALDDRVEYSFQIAKFLISSQGVIEK from the coding sequence ATGAAAGAGAAAGCTATCTCTCTTTTGCTAATGGCTTTGTTGCTTTTTACGATAAATGGCTGCGCGAAAAACTTTCATGATACGAAGGACCCAAGCGTCGGCAATGCCCAGCCTAACACGGCTATTACCAATATGCGGGTTATTTCTATTCTTCCAGAGACTCCATATGCTACGAACGCCTATGTTTATGAGTCTTCCAAGCCCGGCCCTGCTGTAATGATTGTTGGCGGTGTGCACGGAAATGAGCCAGCAGGGTCCTTGGCAGCTCAAAAATTCTGTGAAGTACCGGTAAAAAAAGGAACGCTAATTGTTGTTCCTAGAGCGAATGCCACAGCATTAGCAGCGAATGTTAGGACATTGCCAGAAGTTGGAGATATAAATCGTGCCTATCCAGGAAAGCAAGATGGTACGTATGCGGAGAAAATTAGCTTTGCTATTGTTCAGCTAATGAATCAATATAAAGTTAGTATGGTTGTGGATTTGCATGAAGGCTATGCGTTTAATGCCTTGGATTCTAAATCGGTAGGCGAGACAATACTTCCCGGCAAGGACGATACCAGTGTATTATTAGCCATGGATGCAGTTGAGGTAATCAATCAGAAAATCAAGGAGCCGTATAAGCGGTTTTCTGTACTGGCTAATCCCATTGTCGGCAGCACAGCTCATTATGCCAATTCGTATCTACAGGTGCCGGCGTTTACTGTAGAAACTAGTGATAAACAAGCATTAGATGATCGAGTGGAATATAGTTTTCAGATTGCAAAATTCTTGATATCTAGCCAAGGGGTTATTGAAAAGTGA
- a CDS encoding DUF6305 family protein: MKKGILRGCSLAVACIFSGLLLAGCGGGGDAKQSPAKQEQQAAASGLKSAEFEQPILLTSIGQSADAQMVKALVERNGLKCEYNVAAKADALANEKTLVLVIGGSSKGMGAAGVNQAQEEQRAKALIAKAKEKNIKIIAMHVGGSSRRGELTDRFIPLMNEANYAIVVADGDTDKAFSKAVAGKMPIDFPANIADTGKYLKAAFK, translated from the coding sequence GTGAAAAAAGGTATTTTACGCGGGTGCTCTTTGGCGGTGGCTTGTATCTTTTCCGGCCTGCTATTAGCAGGCTGTGGCGGCGGTGGAGATGCAAAGCAATCACCGGCCAAGCAGGAGCAGCAAGCTGCGGCAAGTGGATTGAAAAGTGCAGAATTTGAACAACCGATCCTTCTCACTTCTATTGGACAAAGTGCCGATGCACAGATGGTTAAAGCTCTGGTAGAACGAAATGGCTTGAAGTGTGAGTATAATGTAGCTGCAAAGGCGGATGCATTGGCTAACGAAAAAACACTTGTTTTGGTAATTGGCGGCAGTTCGAAAGGCATGGGCGCTGCTGGAGTTAACCAAGCGCAGGAAGAGCAAAGAGCTAAGGCTCTAATTGCCAAAGCGAAAGAAAAGAACATTAAAATTATTGCAATGCATGTGGGTGGATCTTCGCGCAGGGGAGAATTGACGGATCGTTTTATTCCCTTAATGAACGAAGCCAACTATGCGATTGTCGTTGCTGACGGCGACACAGATAAAGCGTTTAGCAAAGCAGTAGCCGGAAAAATGCCAATCGATTTCCCGGCTAATATTGCAGACACAGGAAAGTATCTGAAGGCGGCATTCAAGTAA